The Actinosynnema mirum DSM 43827 genomic interval AGGTCGGCACCGACGGCCGCCTCGGCGGCCAGGCCCGCGTCCCCGGCGTCGCCGGGACCTGGAAGGACCTCACCGAGAACGTCAACTTCATGGCGAACAACCTCACCAGCCAGGTCCGCAACATCGCGCAGGTGACCACGGCGGTGGCGCGCGGCGACCTCACCCGCAAGATCGACGTGGACGCGCGCGGCGAGATCCTGGAGCTCAAGACCACCATCAACACGATGGTCGACCAGCTCTCCTCCTTCGCCGACGAGGTCACCCGCGTCGCGAAGGAGGTCGGCACCGAGGGCAAGCTCGGCGGTCAGGCCGAGGTCGACGGGGTGTCCGGCACCTGGCAGAAGCTCACCGAGAGCGTGAACCAGCTGGCGGGCAACCTGACCACGCAGGTGCGCGCGATCGCGGTGGTGGCCACGGCGGTGACCGAGGGCGACCTGACCAGGCAGGTCACCGTCGACGCCTCGGGCGAGGTCGCCGAGCTGAAGGACAACATCAACCGGATGATCTCCAACCTCAAGGAGACCACCCGCGCGAACCGCGAGCAGGACTGGCTCAAGACGAACCTGGCCCGGTTGTCCGGCCTGATGCAGGGCCACCGGGACCTGGACGCGCTGGCGGGCCTGGTGATGAGCGAGCTGACCCCGCTGGTGGGGGCGCAGCACGGCGCGTTCTACCTGGTCGACGAGGAGTCCGGGGCGCTGGAGCTGACCGCGACCTACGGGCGGCGCGCGGGCGGTCGGCCCAAGCGGTTCCAGCTCGGCGAGGGGCTGGTCGGTCAGGTCGCGGCGGACCGCAAGACCGTCGTGGTCTCGTCCGTGCCGCGCGGCTACCTGGAGATCGGCTCGGGGTTGGGCGCGGCGACGCCCGCGAGCATCGTGATCGTGCCGGTGATGTTCCAGGGCGAGGCGCTGGGCGTGATCGAGCTGGCCTCGTTCGGCGAGTTCGGGCACGGCCACCTGGACCTGCTGGACCAGCTCAAGGAGAACATCGGCGTCAACGTGAACACCATGCAGGCCAACGCGCGCACGGACAGCCTGCTGGTGGAGTCGCAGCGGCTGACCGAGGAGCTGCGGGCCGGTTCGGTGGAGCTGGAGGACCGGGCGCGGCAGCTGTCGTCGGCCTCGAAGTACAAGTCGGAGTTCATGGCGAACATGTCGCACGAGCTGCGCACGCCGCTGAACAGCCTGCTGATCCTGGCGAAGCTGCTGACCGACAACCTGGACGGGAACCTCAACCCCAAGCAGGTGGAGTTCGCGCGCACGATCCACTCCTCCGGAACGGACCTGCTGCAGCTGATCGACGACATCCTGGACCTGACCAAGGTCGAGTCCGGGCACATGCAGGTGCAGACCGACCCGGTGCGGGTGTCGGACGTGGTGGGGTACGTGGAGTCGCTGACCCTGCCGCTGGCCGCCGAGAAGGGCCTGGGCTTCGACGTGTCGGTGCAGCCGGACGTGCCGTCCACGCTGCACACCGACGAGCACCGGCTCCAGCAGATCCTGCGCAACCTGCTGTCCAACGCGGTGAAGTTCACCCATGAGGGCGAGATCCGGCTGCGCATCCGCACGGCGGGGCCGAGCGTGGCGTTCGACGTGCAGGACACCGGCATCGGCATCCCGGCGGAGAAGCTGTCGGTGATCTTCGAGGCGTTCCAGCAGGCCGACGGCACCACGAGCCGCAAGTACGGCGGGACGGGCCTGGGCCTGTCGATCAGCCGGGAGCTGTCGGCGCTGCTGGAGGGCAGGCTGGACGTGCGCAGCGAGCCCGGCTTCGGCTCGACGTTCACGCTCTACCTGCCGCTGGGCGACCAGAGCCTGGTGGACGTGCGGCCGGAGCCGGAGGCGCTGCCGGAGCTGCTGACCCCGGTGGACGAGCCCGCCGAGGCCGTGGTGGCGCCCGCCGAGCTGCCGCCCGCGCCGATGCGGTTCCACGGCGAGAAGGTGCTGATCGTCGACGACGACCTGCGCAACGTGTTCGCGCTGACCAGCGTGCTGGAGCTGCACGGGCTGCAGGTGATCTACGCGGACAACGGGATCACCGGGGTGCGGGCGCTGGAGCAGTACGACGACGTGACGCTGGTGCTGATGGACATCATGATGCCGGAGCTGGACGGCAACGCGACGATGTCGGCGATCCGGGCGATGGCCCGCTACGAGGACCTGCCGGTGATCGCGGTGACGGCGAAGGCGATGAAGGGCGACCGGGAGAAGTCGCTGGCCTCGGGGGCGACGGACTACGTGACCAAGCCGGTGGACACGGACCACCTGCTGCGGTTGATCGCGTTCTACCTGGGGTTGGAGCAGGACTGACCTGGAGGACGGCGCCGGTGTCCCCGGCGCCGTTCCCACCGCGCCCGTCTCAGGCCAGCGCCTCGTCCACGCTGCCGTGGATGCGCATCACGTCCACCAGCTCGGTGAGCCGGAACAGCTTGTGCACCGACGGCTGCAGCGAGGCCAGCCGGAAGTCGCCCGCGCCGGTGTCCACCAGCCTGCGGTGCCAGTCCAGCACCAGCGACAACCCGGTGGTGTCCATGAAGGTCACCCCGGCGAGATCGACCACGATCCGCCGGGCCGGTGTCTCCTCCAGGTGGTCCGACAACACCGGAACCGTGTCGGCGTCCAGTTCGCCGGTCACGACGACCACCTTCCAGTCGCCGCGTTCCTCACCGCGCACCCGCAAGTCCATCGCACCGCGCCTTCCCGCACGAGGTTCGTGCCGCCACAGATCGTGCAGCACCGACCCTAGGGGCGCGACCACTGGGTGGGCGAGGAGGCGGGTGTGCGACGATGCCGCTACGGCCGATCAACGGGAGCGTATTGTGCGGAACGAGCCTGTGGTGCCGGTGGCGGTCACCCTGCCCGCGGAGAGCGGCTCCTCGGCGCGCGCGCGCCGGGTCGTGGGCGAGTCCGCGCGGGCCTGGGGGCTGTCCGACGACCTGCAGGACGACGCGGCGCTGGTGGTCACCGAGCTGGTGTCGAACGGCGTCGACCACGCGACCGGCCCGCTGACCCTGACCCTGACCCGCACCACGTCCGGCCTGCGCATCGCGGTCGCGGACACCTCGCGCAAGCTGCCGGAACCGCGCCCGGTGGAGGTCGGCTCGGCGCGCGGACGCGGGTTGATCATCGTGCGCGAGCTGAGCCGCTCGTGGGGCACGGACCTGACCTCGACCGGCAAGGTCGTGTGGGCGGAGCTGGCGGAGGGCCAGGACGCCTGAGCCCGGCCCGGCCGACCGGCGCGGACGCGCTCGGGACGTGCTCGGGACGTGCTCGGGACGTGTCGGGATCGACGGTGTGAAACCCGCCACCCCGGCCTGCTCCACGGGGCTCCGGGCGCTCGGGCAAGCGCCTTCCGGGGTGTCCCACTGCGCGGACGCCCACCGCCGCGAGACCGAACCGTTCTGCGCGGCGTCCGCTCCCCCGGCGGGACCGCGGCTGCTCCGCGCGGCCCCGACCGCGCCCGCCGCCGCCCTCCGGCCGCTCGCGCGACCACCTCGGCGCCCGCTCCCCGGCAACCGCCCGCGCCCGCGCTCCCGTTCGGATTTCCCTTGTCCCCCAAGGGACTGCGCCGCCGTCGGAGGGGAGCCGCCCGCGTCGCACGCGGGCGGCTCCTGCCCCCCGAGACTGCGCCGGACCCGCCACGCGGGAAAGCGGGCTTCCCCGAACTCCCCCGCACGTGTGACACACCACGGAGGCTGTTCCACCACACAAAGTCCCCACGCTGTTAGGGTCCCCTTAGCCCGCAAGTGTGAGGCTTTCGCACGGAATACCACTGCGGGTATTGCTCTAGCCGAGCGAACCCCGCTCAATTTGTGGTTTAACCACCTGTACGAGTGGGAACCCAGCACCCGCTCTCGTGCAGCCAGGGGAGGTGCGGTGGCCGGGCGACCCGGAAGAGCGGCAGTACTGGACATCGGGTGCTTCAGCGCCCACTTGGTGGTGGTCGAGGGATCCCCCCTGAACCCGGTGCTCTCGCACAAGACCCGCCTGCGGTTGGACCGCGCGCTCACGCGCGACCGCAGGATCGGCCGCGAGGGAGTGGCCGCCGTGTGCGCGGCGGTGCGATCGGCCGCCGCGGCGGCGAGGCAGGCAGGCGTGCCCGACCCGGCGGCGTTCGCGACCTCGGTGATCCGGGACGCCGCGAACGCGCGCGAGGTGCTCGCCGAGGTGCGCAAGCGCACCGGCGTGGACGTGCGCGTGCTGCCGGGCGAGGAGGAGGCGCGGCTGGCCTACGTGGCGGCCAGGAGCTGGTTCGGCTTCGCGGCCGGGCCGCTGCTGGTGCTGGACGTGGGCGGCGGCACGGTGGAGGTGGCGGCGGGTTCCGACGCGGCGCCGTCGTACACCCGCTCGTTCCCGCTGGGGGCGCGCACCGTGACGCGCGGCGGCGTGGACAAGCGGGAGCTGGACCGGCGGCTGCGCGCGGAGCTGGCGGGGTTGGACGCGGCGGGCCACCGGGCGGTGGGCTGCTCGAAGGTGTTCCAGCAGTTGGCGAGGCTGTCCGGGGCCCGGCCCCAGCACGAGGGGCCGCTGGTGCGGCGCGCGCTGTGGCTGGAGGACCTGCGGCGGTGGTCGCCGAGGCTGGCGGGGATGCCCGCGAGCAAGCGGGCCAGGCTGCCGGGGATCTCGCGGCACCGCGCGGAGCAGTCCGCGGCGGGCGCGGCGGTCGCCGAGGCGCTGATGGCCGCGCTCGCGCGGGACGTGGTCGAGATATGCCCGTGGTCCACCAAGGAGGGCCTGCTGCTGGAGCGGGCGGTGGTGGGTGGGGATGACGGGTTGGTCGTAGTGGCGTGAAGGGGAAACAGGGATGCTGGCGTTGTCGGTCGAGTCCCACCGCACCGGGTGCGCGGTGGTGGACGTGGCCGGGGAGCTGGACCTCACGGGCGCCAGGAAGGTGCTCGAGAAGCTGGACCGGCTGATCGCGGAGGGCCGCGTCCGGGTGGTCCTGGACATGTCCGGGGTGTCGTTCTGCGGGGCGCAGGCGATGAGCGTGCTGGTGCGCACGCGGGCGCGGGCGCAGCGGGAGGGCGGCTGGCTGCGGCTGGCCGCCGTGCCGCCGCACGTGCGCAGGGTGTTCGTGCGCACCGACCTGGACCGGTTGTTCCCGCACTACCCGGACGTCGCCTCGGCGGCGTCCGGCAGGTCCGTTTCCGCACCGGCACCTCGGGTACCTGAGCAGAAGTCGGGGACCTGAAGAAGAGTCGTCTTTCACGAGCGGGGTGGGCCGGTGCGGGTGCGCGGTGAGGTGGGGGCGCTGCCAGACCTGGTGTTCGCGGCGGCGGCCGAGCCGCCCAGGCTCGCCGAGTGGCTGCCGGAGCCGCTGGCGGTGGTCGGGGTCAACGGGGACGTGCTGATCGTGTCGGTGGACGGGCGCCCGCGCCAGTTCCGGGTGCTCGCCGACTTCGACCGGTTGGAGCTGACCTGGGAGCCGCTGGCCGAGGGCGGTCCCGCGGCGCGGCTGCGCGCGGAGCTGGCCGGGGTCGGCGGGAGCGTGGTGCAGCTGGAGCTGGAGTGCGCCGGGGCGTCGGACGAGGAGCTGGGCGAGCTGGCGGCGCGGCTGCTGGTGGAGCTCGGGAAATCGGTTGAGCGGGAGCTGGCCCAGGACTGAGGATCGGCGGTGTGCTGATCAGGCCGGCCGTTCCCGAGGACTTCCCCTCGCTGCGCGCGATCGAGGCGCGGGGCGGTGAGGCGTTCCGCGCGGTCGGGATGCCGGAGATCGCGGACGACGAGCCGATGCCGCCGGCCGTGCTGGCGTCGCTGCGCGTGTGGGTCCTGGTGGACCCGGAGCCGGTGGCGTGGGTGGCGGTCGCGGTGGTGGACGGCGGGGCGCACGTGGAGCAGGTGTGCACGGCCCCCGAGCGCGCCGGTGAGCGGCTGGGGGCGGCGCTGCTGGACCACGTGGGGGCGTGGGCGCGCGGCGAGGGCCTGGCGGCGGTGACGCTGACGACGTTCCGGGACGTGCCGTGGAACGCGCCGTACTACCGGCGGTTGGGGTTCGCGGAGGTGGCGGAGCCGGGGCCGGGGCTGCGGGAGCTGGTGGCGCGCGAGGCGTCGCACGGGCTGGACCCGGCCGCGCGGGTGGTCATGGCGCGGGCGGTGTGAGCCGAGACGGTGTGAGCCGAGACGGTGTGAGCGCGGCGGTGTGCGCCGGGGCGGCGTGCGCCGGGGCGGCGTGCGCCGAGGCGGTGTGAGCGCGGCGGTGTGAGCCGGGGCGGCGTGCGCCGAGGCGGCGTGCGCACGGCGGTGGGTCCTCCGGCTCGGGCGAGCGGGTTCCCGCGCGGTTAGCCCCCGCCCGACCAGGGCAACCACACCCCATGCCCGACACCCCGGTCCGCGACGCGGGCGGCGCGCCGGTCGCCGCCGTCGCGGGCAGGCGCGTGCGGGAACCGCGCGCGGACGCCGTCCGGGGCGGGCGGGTCGAGGAGCCCGCCCCGCCGCTCGACCAGCGCGCCCCGCTCGAACGCGCCCGGACGTCC includes:
- a CDS encoding HAMP domain-containing protein, which gives rise to MTTARDDTDVTLDRLLAALREMRDGNFRRRLVVPFGSRFAEVAAVFNEISERNQALVGELVRVRQSVGQEGRLGERLSPGAGGPGGWAMATDSVNGLIDDLSAPTTELSRVLAAVARGDLSQELTVSSRGELAALVDSFDSMTSTLRTFAGEVTRVAREIGTDGRLGGQAQVPGVAGTWKDLTDNVNFMSSNLTAQVRDIAQVATAVAQGDLSQKITITVAGEMLELKETMNTMVDQLSSFADEVTRVAREVGTDGRLGGQAQVSGVAGTWKDLTDNVNFMAGNLTAQVRNIAQVATAVARGDLSQKITVDARGEILELKNTLNTMVDQLSSFADEVTRVAREVGTEGKLGGQAEVEGVSGTWQKLTESVNSMAGNLTSQVRNIAQVTTAVAQGDLSQKIDVDARGEILQLKTTINTMVDQLSSFAAEVTRVAREVGSDGRLGGQAQVPGVGGTWRDLTDSVNFMAGNLTSQVRNIAGVATAVARGDLSQKITVTARGEILELKETLNTMVDQLSSFADEVTRVAREVGTDGRLGGQAQVPGVAGTWRDLTDSVNFMANNLTAQVRSIAQVTTAVAGGDLSQKITVDARGEILELKSTINTMVDQLSSFADEVTRVAREVGTDGRLGGQARVPGVAGTWKDLTDNVNVMADNLSSQVRSIALVSTAVAGGDLSKKITVEAKGEIAALADTINRMVDTLSAFADEVTRVAREVGTDGRLGGQARVPGVAGTWKDLTENVNFMANNLTSQVRNIAQVTTAVARGDLTRKIDVDARGEILELKTTINTMVDQLSSFADEVTRVAKEVGTEGKLGGQAEVDGVSGTWQKLTESVNQLAGNLTTQVRAIAVVATAVTEGDLTRQVTVDASGEVAELKDNINRMISNLKETTRANREQDWLKTNLARLSGLMQGHRDLDALAGLVMSELTPLVGAQHGAFYLVDEESGALELTATYGRRAGGRPKRFQLGEGLVGQVAADRKTVVVSSVPRGYLEIGSGLGAATPASIVIVPVMFQGEALGVIELASFGEFGHGHLDLLDQLKENIGVNVNTMQANARTDSLLVESQRLTEELRAGSVELEDRARQLSSASKYKSEFMANMSHELRTPLNSLLILAKLLTDNLDGNLNPKQVEFARTIHSSGTDLLQLIDDILDLTKVESGHMQVQTDPVRVSDVVGYVESLTLPLAAEKGLGFDVSVQPDVPSTLHTDEHRLQQILRNLLSNAVKFTHEGEIRLRIRTAGPSVAFDVQDTGIGIPAEKLSVIFEAFQQADGTTSRKYGGTGLGLSISRELSALLEGRLDVRSEPGFGSTFTLYLPLGDQSLVDVRPEPEALPELLTPVDEPAEAVVAPAELPPAPMRFHGEKVLIVDDDLRNVFALTSVLELHGLQVIYADNGITGVRALEQYDDVTLVLMDIMMPELDGNATMSAIRAMARYEDLPVIAVTAKAMKGDREKSLASGATDYVTKPVDTDHLLRLIAFYLGLEQD
- a CDS encoding STAS domain-containing protein; the encoded protein is MDLRVRGEERGDWKVVVVTGELDADTVPVLSDHLEETPARRIVVDLAGVTFMDTTGLSLVLDWHRRLVDTGAGDFRLASLQPSVHKLFRLTELVDVMRIHGSVDEALA
- a CDS encoding ATP-binding protein, producing the protein MRNEPVVPVAVTLPAESGSSARARRVVGESARAWGLSDDLQDDAALVVTELVSNGVDHATGPLTLTLTRTTSGLRIAVADTSRKLPEPRPVEVGSARGRGLIIVRELSRSWGTDLTSTGKVVWAELAEGQDA
- a CDS encoding Ppx/GppA phosphatase, whose translation is MAGRPGRAAVLDIGCFSAHLVVVEGSPLNPVLSHKTRLRLDRALTRDRRIGREGVAAVCAAVRSAAAAARQAGVPDPAAFATSVIRDAANAREVLAEVRKRTGVDVRVLPGEEEARLAYVAARSWFGFAAGPLLVLDVGGGTVEVAAGSDAAPSYTRSFPLGARTVTRGGVDKRELDRRLRAELAGLDAAGHRAVGCSKVFQQLARLSGARPQHEGPLVRRALWLEDLRRWSPRLAGMPASKRARLPGISRHRAEQSAAGAAVAEALMAALARDVVEICPWSTKEGLLLERAVVGGDDGLVVVA
- a CDS encoding STAS domain-containing protein, whose protein sequence is MLALSVESHRTGCAVVDVAGELDLTGARKVLEKLDRLIAEGRVRVVLDMSGVSFCGAQAMSVLVRTRARAQREGGWLRLAAVPPHVRRVFVRTDLDRLFPHYPDVASAASGRSVSAPAPRVPEQKSGT
- a CDS encoding GNAT family N-acetyltransferase — protein: MLIRPAVPEDFPSLRAIEARGGEAFRAVGMPEIADDEPMPPAVLASLRVWVLVDPEPVAWVAVAVVDGGAHVEQVCTAPERAGERLGAALLDHVGAWARGEGLAAVTLTTFRDVPWNAPYYRRLGFAEVAEPGPGLRELVAREASHGLDPAARVVMARAV